TGATAACAATTTAAATTGTGTGAATGGGACGGAGTTGATGATTCAAAATCGAGTTTGTTATCAAACATTCCTTGCAATTAAAAAAGTTATCGACGATGGAAAAGCAGTCAATGCACTTTCCGAAATTCTCATGAGAGAGTGTCCAGAAGTTTATAATTTTTGGGCTGAATTTGAGGAAATTAAACTTTGCAAATAAAACTATTTTTTATTCTAGTTCTCCTTTTTAGTGGTTGTGAAAAAAAAGTGCCATCACCATTTTCTAAAAACAAGGAGATAAAAGCTCTTGATACAAAAATTGAGAAGCAAACACTCCTTTTAGAAGAGAATGAAAATGAGATTGAAAAACTCCAAACAATGAAAAGAAAACTTCAATTAGGTGAAATCGAGTCAAAAATCGAAAAGAACGAGAAG
This sequence is a window from Thiovulum sp. ES. Protein-coding genes within it:
- a CDS encoding hypothetical protein (IMG reference gene:2508611368_SP) yields the protein MQIKLFFILVLLFSGCEKKVPSPFSKNKEIKALDTKIEKQTLLLEENENEIEKLQTMKRKLQLGEIESKIEKNEKLLETVSGELEFKNSQKEVYEAVLKTLYNMRATLRQIEKDYEELHED